From a single Fusobacterium ulcerans ATCC 49185 genomic region:
- a CDS encoding ShlB/FhaC/HecB family hemolysin secretion/activation protein, which translates to MRLKLKKILYKTHNWFMILLFLLGISQIIIAETTRPGPAMRDPLRDIENTQRLLEMRRQQEYINQQLMYPNKNETEKEESKLGFEEGKKYLFTDITVIGSKLFKNEMDKIIAAYINTEMNEQDIYELLVKLSNVFLTKGYVTTLVTLKYGNINEGQLIYEVKEGKVRNIKMTGKEETTLDKIKLKLAFPMKKGDLLTTQDMDQGLENINVGGYNNMTEIAPTEEYGYSDILIEENYTSTGFSVGMDDSGYKDKGRNKININFSQDNLFGINDRLTLNYIERLTDDRKLDKEANYDIGYSVPIGYWRISYNYNMGDNYNTTISDLGSYKNKSRSKKHKLKVSKIISRGQYYKTTVHGGITYRDNYNTMNGIVIDVSTKKYANTVIGIDHSNRLFGGTVFGIIEYERGVPWFGAEGDPKVLKEGDYKVEYDKLNFNLDWQRMFSIKDHLFQYRMGIGGSYSDDRLLSANQFTMGDEYTVRGFKESSVVGNKGVYINNTITYLGTQNANSFLSAIKPFIGLDGGISRDKDLPNSDKIAGFAIGFRIARGAFNLGFTYGIPLVWAKDMPREQNPIYFNISYNF; encoded by the coding sequence ATGAGACTAAAATTGAAGAAAATTCTATACAAAACTCACAATTGGTTTATGATTTTATTATTCTTGCTAGGAATTAGTCAGATTATAATAGCAGAAACAACAAGACCAGGTCCTGCTATGAGAGATCCACTTAGAGATATTGAAAATACTCAAAGATTGCTTGAGATGAGAAGACAACAAGAGTATATTAATCAACAATTAATGTATCCAAACAAGAATGAAACTGAAAAAGAAGAATCAAAACTAGGATTTGAGGAAGGAAAAAAATATCTTTTTACTGATATAACAGTAATAGGATCAAAGCTTTTTAAAAATGAGATGGATAAAATAATAGCTGCGTATATAAATACTGAAATGAATGAACAAGATATATATGAGTTATTAGTAAAATTATCAAATGTTTTTTTAACGAAGGGGTATGTAACTACTTTAGTAACTCTCAAGTATGGCAATATAAATGAGGGGCAACTTATTTATGAAGTTAAAGAAGGAAAAGTTAGGAATATTAAAATGACAGGTAAAGAAGAAACAACATTAGATAAAATTAAACTTAAATTAGCTTTTCCAATGAAAAAAGGAGATCTTTTAACCACTCAAGATATGGATCAAGGATTAGAAAATATAAATGTTGGTGGATATAATAATATGACTGAGATTGCTCCTACAGAAGAATATGGATACTCAGATATTCTTATAGAGGAGAATTACACTTCTACTGGGTTTAGTGTAGGGATGGATGATAGTGGTTATAAAGATAAAGGAAGAAACAAAATAAATATAAATTTTTCACAAGATAATTTATTTGGAATAAATGACAGACTAACATTGAATTATATTGAAAGATTAACAGATGATAGAAAACTTGATAAGGAAGCAAACTATGATATAGGATATTCAGTACCAATTGGCTACTGGAGAATTTCATATAATTATAATATGGGTGATAATTATAATACCACTATAAGTGATTTGGGAAGTTATAAAAATAAAAGTAGAAGTAAAAAACATAAATTAAAAGTCAGCAAAATAATTTCAAGGGGGCAGTATTATAAAACAACAGTTCATGGAGGTATAACATATAGAGATAATTATAATACTATGAATGGAATTGTAATTGATGTTAGTACTAAAAAATATGCAAATACAGTAATTGGAATTGATCATAGTAATAGATTATTTGGGGGAACAGTTTTTGGAATAATCGAATATGAGAGAGGAGTTCCATGGTTTGGTGCTGAAGGAGATCCAAAAGTTTTAAAAGAAGGAGATTATAAAGTTGAATATGATAAGTTAAACTTTAATCTTGATTGGCAAAGAATGTTTTCTATAAAAGACCATCTTTTTCAATATAGAATGGGAATAGGAGGAAGCTATTCTGATGATAGATTATTATCAGCAAATCAGTTTACTATGGGAGATGAATATACTGTAAGAGGATTTAAAGAAAGTTCAGTAGTAGGGAATAAAGGTGTCTATATTAATAATACAATTACATATTTAGGAACTCAAAATGCAAATAGTTTTTTATCTGCTATAAAGCCATTTATAGGATTAGATGGAGGAATTTCAAGAGATAAAGACTTACCTAATTCTGATAAAATAGCTGGATTTGCTATTGGTTTTAGAATTGCTAGAGGAGCATTTAATCTTGGATTTACATATGGAATTCCATTAGTATGGGCAAAAGATATGCCAAGGGAACAAAATCCAATATACTTCAATATAAGCTATAATTTTTAG